The genome window ATATACAGCAGGAATTAATGAAGCCGGAACTCGTTCAGATTGTTTCGTAAGTTTAGAGTTGACAAATAAAGGAGGAATTAATATTGAAGTTCAAAGCATTGTCGGATCATTATTCGGTGATTCAATTGAAAAATTATGTCGAGAAGAGCTGAAATTTTTCGATATTGATAACGCAAATGTAAAGATAGAAGATACCGGAGCTTTGGATTTTGTCTTGTCGGCAAGGATTGAAGCATGTATTAAACAAGCTGTTAATACTGATAAAGAGTTCTTACTTGATATTATTGAAGATAATAAATATCAAACTAAAAAAGATATTTTCAGATTTTCCAGATTATATCTTCCGGGTAATTCTCCTAAAATGATGCTTAATGCAGGTGTTCATAATCCAAACGGAGTTATTCTTGACCTCGAAGATTCAGTAGCTCCCTCAAAAAAAGAAGAAGCAAAATTTATTATCAGAAATGCTTTGAGAAGTGTTGATTTTTACGGTGCAGAAAGAATGGTGAGAATTAACCAATTACCGAAAGGCTTGGAAGATATAAAATATGTGGTGCCTCACTATGTTAATTTGCTTTTGATACCAAAATGTGAGACAGCTGAACAAATAAAATCGGTTGAAGAGGAGATTAAAAATCAAAGAAAAAAGTTTGAGTTTGATTATCCGATCTTTTTAATGCCGATAATTGAAAGTGCTTTGGGAATTGAAAATGCTTTTGAAATTGCAAATTCATCAGAAAATATTGTTGCAATGGCAATAGGCTTGGAAGACTTCACCGCAGATATTGGTGTAAAACGAACAAAAGAAGGAAAGGAATCCTTATATGCAAGAACTCGTTTGGTAAATGCATGTAAAGCTGTCGGTATTCAACCTATAGATTCTGTTTTTTCTGATGTAGCTGATGAGGAAGGTTTAAGAACGAATGTAAAAGATTCCAAAGCATTAGGTTTTGAAGGAATAGGTTGTATTCATCCGAGACAAATAACTCCGATTCATGAATGTTTTGCTCCTGATTCTCAAGAAATTGAAAAAGCGAAAAAGATTATCACAGCTTTTAAAGATGCTGAAGAGAAAGGATTGGGTGTTATTTCTATAGGCTCAAAAATGATAGATCTCCCGGTTGTAAAAAGAGCAGAAAAAACTGTTGAGTCAGCACAAAAATTAGGACTTTTATCAAAAGATTGGTTATACGAGGAGAAATAATTTTTATTATGTTAATATATTTTTATTTTTACATTATTAATTAAGAATATACATAATTCACATAAAATATATTTAAATTTGTCAGAACCGATTGGTTAGTACAAAGATTTGCAAATGTTTATACAAAATAAATTTACTGATATGAAAAAAATTCTTTTTTTAATTTTAATAACATTTATGATAATTCCTTCTGTATATTCTCAAAATAATATCGGAATATTTATCGGAGGGGGAGTTTCGGATATGAGATTTAGAACGGATAGTGTTGAAGATGATAAAGAATTTAATAAAGAAGAGTTAAATTTCAGAAAGATATATCATGCCGGTTTTAATTTTGAAAATGTTTTAATTGAAAGGATGTTATATCTTCAGTTTGGGATACATGCAAGAAGCAGTGGTTTTTCAGCACATGATGACAGTGTCGGAATGTATTTTCATAATATTCATATACCTCTTGAAATAAAGTATAAGTATTTTTTCAACAAAAGAGGTGAAGGGTATTTGTATGCTTCAGGCGGCCCTTATGTCTCGGCAGCTTACAGAGGAATTCAATATGATCAAGAAGCAGTTGATTATTTTATGGATACAGACGGAAGTTATGAAATGTATAATCCGAGATTGAAACTCGGTAAGTCAGAAGAAGATGATATTGAACCGCTTGATTTTGGTATTAATATCGGCTTAGGATTTGGTTACAGCCATCTTCAAATAGGTTATAATTTCGGTCTTGGATTTAGTAATGTTATTCCTTCTGAATTTTTGGAACTTGAACCCGGAGAAGATCCCTATAAATTTAAGTTATTAAACGGATATCATACTTTAACAGTAGGATTTTATTTTTCAAATAATTAGATTTTTTAATTCAGGTAAACAGTAGTTTCTGTTCAAGTTATTAATTGAGCAGAAACTTTTTTTATTTATAATGACAAAAAAAGAAAGATATAAAAAAATCATTGATTATTTTCAACAGAATATGCCTGTTGCCGAAACAGAGTTGAATTATAAATCTCCTTATGAATTATTGGTTTCTGTTATTCTCTCTGCTCAATGTACGGATAAGCGAGTAAATATTATTACATCTGACCTTTTTAAAAGATTTCCTGATGCTGAAAGTTTATCAGAGGTTGAACCGGGAAAAGTTTTTGAATATATTAAATCTTGTTCATATCCTAATAATAAGTCTAAGCATTTAGTGGGCATGGCAAAGATGTTAGTTTCTGATTTCAATAATATTGTACCGTCTGATATAAATGAATTGCAGAAATTACCCGGTGTCGGCAGAAAAACAGCTAATGTTATTGCTTCTGTTGTGTTTAATAAACCTGCGATGGCAGTTGATACACATGTTTTCAGAGTTTCTGAAAGAATTGGCTTGACCTTAAATGCAAAAACTCCCCTTGCTGCCGAGGAACAATTAGTAAAAAATATTCCTGAAGAATTGCTTACTATTGCCCATCATTGGCTTATTCTTCACGGGAGATATGTTTGCATTGCCCGAAATCCTAAATGTACAGATTGCGGGATTTTACAATTTTGTAAATATTATAAAAAGAAGCACTAATTTTTAAACGTCCATCTGACTCCGAATTTAAAGAATCCTTTGTAAACAGGATAATGATTTACATGAACAGGCTTTTTCTCTTCTGAATTTGAAAATATTGAATAAATATTTGAATATTTAAAGAATAATAAGACATTACGTTTAATTTTTAAATTTGCAAATACAGAAAAATTCGGATAATTCCCTGTCATCTGCTCCGGGTCATTTTCAAAATAAAAATGACCGATTGCCGGATTATAACTGGCTGCTTTGTATTCTGTTGAATAATAAATATCAAAACCTAAATGAACTAATAATGAATTATTATAGTTAAGCATAAAATATGTTGAGTGATAGGCTGCTATAACCGGAAGTGAAATTATATTATCATCAGACGAATTTTGCCAAATGACCTTATTATGAATATTTAATCGTTTAAAATGAAAGTTTTTACTTGCACTCACTGAAATGACTGAAAGTCCTAAATCATATTGAACAGGTCTTTTAACTCCGTCGAAATAAATATAATTATTTATAAATGCTCCGGTAACATTTAAATTAAAATGATTTTTAGGAATATTGAAAGACATTGAAAGGTCAATAGTTTCAACCGGAACAAAATTATTTTCCCAATTATAATGGTTTGAGTAGAAGTTGTTTTGGAAATAATCAGCTTTTTGTTTTGTATATTTTGAATTTAGGCCAATATATGAATTAGGAATATTTTTGAAGATATATTTTTTTGCTTCTCCGCCGATTCTGAAATCACCGGATCTGTATCCTGAAAAGTAGTATTTAGAATATGCTTTAAAATCAAGGTCTTTTATGTTGGATGAATATATCTCGCTATAAAAATTGTTTTCAAAGAAGACCTTTTTGTTATCAAGAAAAAAGTATCGTTTAAAATTAAATATCTCATAATATTTTGCATCAAGTATCAAAGAAAATCCAAATTTCTTGTTTTTCTCGAATATTTCTTCACTACTGATTTTTATTTTATTTACCATAGCCTTGTAACCTATTGAATCATTTGTTGCATCTTCTTGATAATTGAAGTTTTGGTAATATCCTCCGCTTTCATCCTCTTCATCTTTATAAGCTCTGTATTTTCTTTGAAAAGTTATGTTGTGAGAGATGCTTATTTTTGGTTCCAATACTTTAATAATTGTATCTTTATATGATAAGTTTTTAAATTTTCCTAATTTATAAATTTGTGTAAAAGATAAATCTTGATTTTGTAATGATGTATTTGAATTTAAAATTCTTGGAGTGGCTATTTCAAGATCTGCTCCTATGGTGTCAATATATCCGCCGCTGTTTTGATTGAAAAGTTTATTATAAGTGTAAGAAAAATATGCAAAGTATCTTTCTTTTTTATAATTAAATGTAAGACCGATTGAATTTATTTTTGTGCTTTGATCCAAGTATTGACCTT of Bacteroidales bacterium contains these proteins:
- a CDS encoding PorT family protein, which gives rise to MKKILFLILITFMIIPSVYSQNNIGIFIGGGVSDMRFRTDSVEDDKEFNKEELNFRKIYHAGFNFENVLIERMLYLQFGIHARSSGFSAHDDSVGMYFHNIHIPLEIKYKYFFNKRGEGYLYASGGPYVSAAYRGIQYDQEAVDYFMDTDGSYEMYNPRLKLGKSEEDDIEPLDFGINIGLGFGYSHLQIGYNFGLGFSNVIPSEFLELEPGEDPYKFKLLNGYHTLTVGFYFSNN
- the citD gene encoding citrate lyase acyl carrier protein, whose translation is MPQKIYTAGINEAGTRSDCFVSLELTNKGGINIEVQSIVGSLFGDSIEKLCREELKFFDIDNANVKIEDTGALDFVLSARIEACIKQAVNTDKEFLLDIIEDNKYQTKKDIFRFSRLYLPGNSPKMMLNAGVHNPNGVILDLEDSVAPSKKEEAKFIIRNALRSVDFYGAERMVRINQLPKGLEDIKYVVPHYVNLLLIPKCETAEQIKSVEEEIKNQRKKFEFDYPIFLMPIIESALGIENAFEIANSSENIVAMAIGLEDFTADIGVKRTKEGKESLYARTRLVNACKAVGIQPIDSVFSDVADEEGLRTNVKDSKALGFEGIGCIHPRQITPIHECFAPDSQEIEKAKKIITAFKDAEEKGLGVISIGSKMIDLPVVKRAEKTVESAQKLGLLSKDWLYEEK
- the nth gene encoding endonuclease III, whose protein sequence is MTKKERYKKIIDYFQQNMPVAETELNYKSPYELLVSVILSAQCTDKRVNIITSDLFKRFPDAESLSEVEPGKVFEYIKSCSYPNNKSKHLVGMAKMLVSDFNNIVPSDINELQKLPGVGRKTANVIASVVFNKPAMAVDTHVFRVSERIGLTLNAKTPLAAEEQLVKNIPEELLTIAHHWLILHGRYVCIARNPKCTDCGILQFCKYYKKKH
- a CDS encoding putative porin, encoding MIFKLISKKFKIQNKIGFFFGNYRKELFIILLVLLFSDTVKSQHDADSLKNVLKVWNLTDDFAEKEIEYNDSSLEMFHTVRSDEKYSILTSNLGNIGSASISDIYFKRYDRFNNQFSFNEPYFIYLKDSRNSAYYNTRRPYTSIMHTTSSKVRDIQTIDFTHTQNIHPDFNFALNYDFVSSKGQYLDQSTKINSIGLTFNYKKERYFAYFSYTYNKLFNQNSGGYIDTIGADLEIATPRILNSNTSLQNQDLSFTQIYKLGKFKNLSYKDTIIKVLEPKISISHNITFQRKYRAYKDEEDESGGYYQNFNYQEDATNDSIGYKAMVNKIKISSEEIFEKNKKFGFSLILDAKYYEIFNFKRYFFLDNKKVFFENNFYSEIYSSNIKDLDFKAYSKYYFSGYRSGDFRIGGEAKKYIFKNIPNSYIGLNSKYTKQKADYFQNNFYSNHYNWENNFVPVETIDLSMSFNIPKNHFNLNVTGAFINNYIYFDGVKRPVQYDLGLSVISVSASKNFHFKRLNIHNKVIWQNSSDDNIISLPVIAAYHSTYFMLNYNNSLLVHLGFDIYYSTEYKAASYNPAIGHFYFENDPEQMTGNYPNFSVFANLKIKRNVLLFFKYSNIYSIFSNSEEKKPVHVNHYPVYKGFFKFGVRWTFKN